One stretch of Candidatus Neomarinimicrobiota bacterium DNA includes these proteins:
- a CDS encoding GIY-YIG nuclease family protein, whose product MKTGSVYVLLCSDETLYTGVTSDLDERLYQHHEGLFPGYTHSRRPLTLLWSSEEMDIQDAIVLEKQLKGWSKAKKLAFIQGDIAALIKLSVAYRDKGK is encoded by the coding sequence ATGAAAACAGGCTCTGTTTACGTCTTGCTGTGTTCTGACGAGACACTTTACACAGGTGTTACAAGTGATCTAGATGAAAGATTATACCAGCACCACGAAGGTCTTTTCCCAGGCTATACACATTCACGGCGACCCCTGACACTACTTTGGAGTTCTGAAGAAATGGATATTCAGGATGCTATTGTTCTTGAAAAACAGCTTAAGGGCTGGAGCAAGGCAAAGAAACTGGCATTTATTCAGGGTGATATTGCCGCGCTAATAAAATTGTCAGTGGCTTATCGCG